One region of Trichosurus vulpecula isolate mTriVul1 chromosome 1, mTriVul1.pri, whole genome shotgun sequence genomic DNA includes:
- the LOC118838544 gene encoding 60S ribosomal protein L23a-like, which yields MMLKVKKEAVIPPAPKTEANYKALKTKKAVLKGVHSHKKEDLNIPHLAVTQDIKTLKFARKKTEDNNTLVFIVDTKAKKHQIKQAVKKLYDINIANVNTLLQPDGEKAYLTCSRL from the exons ATGATGctgaaggtgaagaaggaagctgttatcccccccgcccccaagacAGAAGCCAATTACAAGGCCTTGAAGACCAAGAAGGCAGTTTTGAAGGGTGTCCATAGCCACAAAAAAGAAGATCTGAACATCCCCCACCTTGCAGTGACCCAAGACATTAAGACTTTGAAG ttTGCTAGGAAGAAGActgaggacaacaacaccctagtcttcattgtggacaCTAAGGCCAAAAAGCATCAGATCAAGCAGGCAGTAAAGAAGCTTTATGACATCAACATAGCCAACGTCAACACACTACTccagcctgatggagagaaggccTATCTGACTTGCTCCAGACTATGA